In the genome of Streptomyces fagopyri, the window GATCACCGGTGCCGGAGTGGCCCTGGCCGGCAGCGTGGGCGCCCTCGCCACCGCCCCGAACGCCCTCGCCTCCACCGACACCGAGAGCGTGGGGGAGGAGTCCGCGGACCGGCACGGCGGGGTGGGCTACGGGCCCCTGGTCCCCGACCCCAAGGGCGTCCTCGCGCTGCCCGCCGGATTCTCCTACCGCGTCATCACCTACAGCGGCCGGACCAAGCTGGAATCCGGTGAGTTCACGCCGTCCAACCACGACGGCACGTCCACCTTCGACGGCCCGCGCGGCACCACCCTCCTGGTCAACAACCACGAGCTCAAGGGCGCCCGCGACAGCTGGAAGTACCCCGTGCCGCTCACCGAGGGCCTGGTCTACGACCCCGCCGCGTCCGGCGGCTGCACCGTCGTCGAGGTACGTCACGACAAGGTCGCGGAGTGGGTCGGCATCGCCGGCACCTCCACCAACTGCGCGGGCGGCAACACCCCTTGGGACACCTGGCTGACCTGCGAGGAGACCGAGGACAAGGCCGGCCAGGGCGGCATGACCAAGGACCACGGCTACGTCTTCGAGGTCGACCCCGCCGACCGGCGCCGCAACCGCGACCCCAAGCCGATCAAGGCGCTCGGACGGTACGCCCACGAAGCGGTCGTCGTCGACCCCAAGCGCGGCCGCCTCTACCTCACCGAGGACGCCGCGACGCCCAACGGCCTGTTGTACCGCTGGACCCCGCCGCAGGGCTTCGAGCACGGCCACGGCCGGCTGCGCACCCTCACCGACGACGCGGGCGCCCTCCAGGCCTTCAAGTGCTTCGACTCGGGCGGCCGTTTCGTCGACGACCTCTCCCGCGCCACGAAGATCGGCACCGTGTACGGCGTCGACTGGGTGGACGTCCCCGACCGCGACGCCAGGACGGT includes:
- a CDS encoding alkaline phosphatase PhoX; its protein translation is MSLTRRDFARRSAITGAGVALAGSVGALATAPNALASTDTESVGEESADRHGGVGYGPLVPDPKGVLALPAGFSYRVITYSGRTKLESGEFTPSNHDGTSTFDGPRGTTLLVNNHELKGARDSWKYPVPLTEGLVYDPAASGGCTVVEVRHDKVAEWVGIAGTSTNCAGGNTPWDTWLTCEETEDKAGQGGMTKDHGYVFEVDPADRRRNRDPKPIKALGRYAHEAVVVDPKRGRLYLTEDAATPNGLLYRWTPPQGFEHGHGRLRTLTDDAGALQAFKCFDSGGRFVDDLSRATKIGTVYGVDWVDVPDRDARTVSVRKQFAAGEVTRARKLEGMWWSDGGVYIVSSYAREESPVRHDGQVWFYDPKRRTLTLKVLIGVNPDPSVDGAFDGPDNITVSPYGGLVIAEDGEGVQHLFGATDSGRTYPIARNELNIGTEEEPAYSEFTGVTFSPDGRTLFANIQEPGIMLAITGPWKRQKRG